In Methanonatronarchaeum sp. AMET-Sl, one genomic interval encodes:
- a CDS encoding DUF5821 family protein yields the protein MKCVEIVETMSKYFEKQTVIDFLLLNRKFEGEKYRVCNEKLIDVISIVILSAANNEEMFQDIIKWGDKNNIASPATFSRRKNFLIELGLIKEEKIKEGVGRPKLLLKIDREVFEDTFGKTFFKKEIEDNGDLN from the coding sequence ATGAAGTGTGTAGAGATAGTTGAGACAATGTCGAAATACTTTGAGAAACAAACAGTAATAGATTTCTTACTACTTAACAGAAAATTCGAAGGAGAAAAATACCGAGTCTGTAATGAGAAACTAATAGACGTTATCTCCATCGTTATATTATCAGCTGCAAACAACGAAGAAATGTTTCAAGACATAATCAAATGGGGAGATAAAAACAACATCGCCTCTCCAGCAACCTTTTCACGCAGAAAAAACTTCCTAATAGAACTAGGGCTGATAAAGGAAGAGAAAATAAAAGAAGGAGTAGGTAGGCCCAAATTACTTTTAAAGATAGATCGAGAAGTTTTTGAAGACACATTCGGTAAAACATTCTTTAAAAAAGAAATAGAAGACAACGGAGACCTAAACTAA
- a CDS encoding winged helix DNA-binding protein: protein MKILLTVYHDGETYPTKVSHRTEGSYSHIVKTISELEELGLLKSEVLGRRKVVCLTDEGREVAEMISDILDISDNNQVDDVGDEKVQGILDKVEMIYRQELKGKDEISSDKARNLGKRLGPYKRELSKLEGEVNDDLLVEAKNRVDEVMELKNQLSK from the coding sequence GTGAAGATCTTGCTAACTGTCTATCATGATGGAGAGACTTATCCAACGAAGGTTTCGCATAGAACTGAAGGGAGTTATTCCCATATAGTTAAGACTATATCTGAGCTTGAAGAGCTTGGTTTGTTAAAATCAGAGGTCTTGGGTAGGCGTAAGGTGGTTTGTTTGACCGATGAGGGCCGGGAGGTTGCTGAAATGATCTCGGATATATTGGATATCTCAGATAACAACCAGGTTGATGATGTTGGTGATGAAAAGGTCCAGGGGATATTGGATAAGGTTGAAATGATATATAGACAGGAACTTAAGGGTAAAGATGAGATATCTAGCGATAAGGCTCGTAATCTCGGTAAAAGGCTTGGTCCTTATAAAAGAGAGTTAAGTAAACTTGAAGGGGAAGTTAATGATGATTTGTTAGTTGAGGCTAAGAACAGGGTGGATGAAGTAATGGAGTTGAAGAACCAGTTAAGTAAGTGA
- a CDS encoding nucleotidyltransferase family protein, producing MVERAVIPAAGKGTRLKPITDAIPKEMIRVGRKPTIEHVLTVLKKGGIEKVLIIVGRKKSAIIDYLGSGERLGIDVYYRVQEKPKGTAHAISLAEDFIQNDFVIMYGDNYITPYNTMEDIINYHEQKNSQGTLVLDKVEDPRRFGIVDIDQKGKVHGMIEKPTMEEAKPYKRNDHWLNIAGLMVMNPKIFDYINQINPGKQGELWLTDAIEKMRKKENKLYGYIFNGTRYDIGTFESLKKADIQAQKSNK from the coding sequence ATGGTTGAAAGAGCAGTTATTCCAGCAGCAGGAAAAGGAACCAGATTAAAACCAATAACAGACGCTATACCCAAAGAAATGATTAGAGTAGGTAGAAAACCAACAATCGAACACGTATTAACAGTATTAAAGAAAGGCGGTATCGAAAAAGTATTGATTATAGTTGGCCGTAAAAAAAGCGCTATAATAGACTACCTAGGGTCAGGAGAGAGATTGGGAATAGACGTCTACTACAGAGTACAAGAAAAACCAAAAGGAACAGCCCACGCAATATCCCTCGCAGAAGACTTCATACAAAACGACTTCGTTATAATGTACGGAGACAACTACATAACCCCATACAACACAATGGAAGACATCATAAACTACCACGAACAAAAAAACAGCCAGGGAACACTTGTTCTAGATAAAGTCGAAGACCCCCGGAGGTTTGGAATCGTCGACATAGACCAAAAAGGAAAAGTCCACGGAATGATAGAAAAACCAACAATGGAAGAAGCAAAGCCATACAAAAGAAACGACCACTGGCTAAACATCGCAGGCCTAATGGTAATGAACCCAAAAATATTCGATTACATAAACCAAATCAACCCAGGAAAACAAGGCGAACTCTGGCTCACAGACGCTATAGAAAAAATGAGAAAAAAAGAAAACAAGCTCTATGGCTACATATTCAATGGAACAAGATACGACATAGGAACATTCGAATCACTAAAAAAAGCCGACATACAAGCACAAAAATCAAACAAATAA
- the hxlA gene encoding 3-hexulose-6-phosphate synthase — MTKIQVAIDVTELQTALEIAEQSIKGGADWIEAGTPLIKSQGLKSIQKLKQKHPEKTVVADMKTMDTGSLEVEIAAKKGADIISILGSAADKTIEDAIKKSREYGTKIMTDLINTKNPVQRAIELKKLGTDIILVHTGIDQQMAGSNPLNTLHQVTNQIKNTPIAVAGGLDKKTAPKAAKKANIIIIGGAITRSNNIQKSTREIKNAIQNTTQKTPQTTTTKPKPNKITTCNLADALNNKGIINKIKHISGEKTHGRALTVKTMNGDWSKPVQAIDQAQKGDIIVIDASGGDKAVWGELATRSAINNQIKGVIINGGIRDIKEIKQLEFPAWAKHTTPQAGKPRGHGEIGTKIQIQNTTIETGDYIYADQNGAIAIKKQETNYILNKAKLIKENEDRVRSQIKKGKTLSKTIELKKWEKK, encoded by the coding sequence ATGACAAAAATCCAGGTAGCAATAGACGTAACAGAACTACAAACCGCCCTAGAAATAGCAGAACAATCAATAAAAGGCGGAGCCGACTGGATAGAAGCAGGAACACCACTAATAAAAAGCCAGGGCCTCAAATCAATCCAAAAACTCAAACAAAAACACCCAGAAAAAACAGTAGTAGCAGACATGAAAACAATGGACACAGGAAGCCTAGAAGTCGAAATAGCAGCAAAAAAAGGAGCAGACATAATATCAATACTAGGATCAGCAGCAGACAAAACAATAGAAGACGCAATAAAAAAATCCAGAGAATACGGCACCAAAATAATGACAGACCTAATAAACACAAAAAACCCAGTACAAAGAGCAATAGAACTAAAAAAACTTGGAACAGACATAATACTCGTACACACAGGAATAGACCAACAAATGGCCGGATCAAACCCACTAAACACACTCCACCAAGTAACAAACCAAATAAAAAACACACCAATAGCCGTAGCAGGAGGACTCGACAAAAAAACAGCCCCAAAAGCAGCAAAAAAAGCCAACATAATAATCATAGGCGGAGCAATAACCAGATCCAACAACATACAAAAATCAACCAGAGAAATAAAAAACGCAATACAAAACACCACACAAAAAACACCACAAACCACAACCACCAAACCAAAACCAAACAAAATAACAACATGCAACCTCGCCGACGCATTAAACAACAAAGGAATAATAAACAAAATCAAACACATAAGCGGAGAAAAAACACATGGAAGAGCATTAACAGTCAAAACAATGAACGGAGATTGGTCCAAACCAGTTCAAGCAATAGACCAAGCACAAAAAGGAGACATAATCGTAATCGACGCATCAGGCGGAGACAAAGCAGTCTGGGGAGAACTCGCAACAAGATCAGCAATCAACAACCAAATCAAAGGAGTCATAATAAACGGCGGAATACGCGACATAAAAGAAATAAAACAACTAGAATTCCCAGCATGGGCCAAACACACAACACCACAAGCAGGAAAACCCAGAGGACACGGAGAAATAGGAACCAAAATCCAAATCCAAAACACAACAATAGAAACCGGCGACTACATATACGCAGACCAAAACGGAGCAATCGCAATAAAAAAACAAGAAACCAACTACATACTAAACAAAGCCAAACTAATAAAAGAAAACGAAGACAGAGTACGCAGCCAAATAAAAAAAGGAAAAACACTATCAAAAACAATCGAACTAAAAAAATGGGAAAAAAAATAA
- a CDS encoding CBS domain-containing protein encodes MNLPSLGDLKRLRKKVGMTQSELAERAGVSQPLIARIESLDIDPRFSTFKKIYETLQEAEKERINAGDVMHTPVITVKCNQELKDAIKVMRDSDYSQIPVIDRNGVPIGSICETTIINELDSTSPENIRDKKVEDVMGSCFPTVTPVTDLEVVIGMLEYTPAILVTEKGKLKGVITKHDIMKVAEEK; translated from the coding sequence ATGAACTTACCAAGCTTGGGAGACCTAAAAAGGCTAAGAAAAAAAGTTGGGATGACACAGAGCGAACTTGCCGAACGGGCAGGAGTCTCCCAACCATTAATAGCCAGAATAGAATCACTCGACATAGACCCACGTTTCTCCACATTCAAAAAAATATACGAAACACTACAAGAAGCGGAAAAAGAAAGAATAAACGCTGGAGACGTAATGCACACACCAGTAATAACAGTAAAATGCAACCAAGAACTAAAAGACGCAATAAAAGTAATGCGAGACTCAGATTATAGCCAAATACCCGTAATAGACAGAAACGGAGTCCCAATCGGAAGCATATGCGAAACAACAATAATAAACGAACTAGACTCAACCTCACCAGAAAACATACGCGACAAAAAAGTAGAAGACGTAATGGGAAGCTGCTTCCCAACAGTCACACCAGTAACAGACCTCGAAGTCGTCATAGGAATGCTAGAATACACACCAGCAATACTAGTAACCGAAAAAGGAAAACTCAAAGGAGTAATCACAAAACACGACATCATGAAAGTAGCAGAGGAAAAATAA